A part of Schistosoma mansoni strain Puerto Rico chromosome W, complete genome genomic DNA contains:
- a CDS encoding rcc1-related guanine nucleotide exchange factor, with the protein MLTWGANSHGQLGTGDDKDAYEPKIINFTDPVALISGGGGHSLISNENNIFSCGLNSVGQLGRSNDCNHFKIIPFSFAPTVHKVSCGWDFSVAVLSDGSVFSWGSNEYGQLGKESINSSIVPVRIDIEPVRSISAGLRHVVSVTISGKLFGWGSNRRKQLFVDKVLNKAEHYDESKQICYRPTLLNSVLGDTHEWVDCAAGAYHSVARTRTNKLALFGDTRFFKLKSEVHDLSLNTESRLSSPIWYDAELFGNNKVEQVVCGWSHVLVRTSVGEVYSWGRSDFGQLGRTVNILSKFIGKSNEIFPNFDAYPGKVHFHLNDGHEVTVKTIACGSEHSLAIDSNGQLWVWGWNEHGMCGVITKTASQIEQHGTQEEVIPYITQPYRISFRCFNQNYKVKYIGCGYGHSMAYVEFGS; encoded by the exons ATGCTTACATGG GGTGCGAACAGCCATGGTCAGCTGGGTACAGGAGATGATAAAGATGCTTATGAGcctaaaattattaattttactgATCCAGTCGCTCTGATCTCCGGAGGTGGTGGTCACTCTCTGATTTCTAACG AAAACAATATATTCAGCTGTGGTTTGAATTCTGTTGGTCAGCTGGGTCGTTCAAATGACTGCAATCATTTTAAAATCATTCCGTTCTCTTTTGCACCAACTGTTCATAAAGTATCGTGTGGCTGGGATTTTTCTGTTGCAGTACTAAGTGATGGATCTGTTTTCTCGTGGGGATCAAATGAATATGGGCAGTTGGGTAAAGAAAGTATTAATTCAAGCATAGTTCCT GTTCGTATTGACATAGAGCCTGTTCGATCTATATCTGCAGGCCTAAGACATGTCGTTTCTGTGACAA TCTCCGGAAAACTGTTTGGTTGGGGTTCTAATCGCCGAAAACAATTATTCGTTGATAAAGTGTTGAATAAAGCCGAGCATTATGATGAATCGAAACAAATATGTTACCGTCCCACTCTATTGAACTCTGTATTAGGTGATACACATGAGTGGGTCGATTGTGCTGCTGGTGCATATCATTCAGTTGCAAGAACAA GAACAAACAAACTGGCTCTTTTTGGAGATACTCGATTTTTTAAACTCAAATCAGAAGTTCACGATCTTTCTTTAAATACCGAAAGTAGACTTTCATCTCCTATTTGGTATGATGCTGAATTATTCGGTAACAATAAAGTAGAACAAGTGGTATGTGGATGGAGTCATGTCCTCGTTAGAACTA GTGTTGGAGAAGTTTATTCGTGGGGTCGATCAGACTTTGGACAGCTTGGACGAACTGTTAACATATTGAGCAAGTTTATAGGGAAGTCTAATGAGATTTTCCCGAATTTCGATGCATATCCTGGGAAAgtacattttcatttaaatgatgGTCATGAAGTGACCGTAAAAACTATTGCTTGTGGTTCAGAGCACTCATTGGCTATCGATTCAAATGGACAGTTATGGGTTTGGGGATGGAATGAGCATGGTATGTGCGGTGTTATAACGAAAACTGCAAGTCAGATAGAACAACATGGGACTCAAGAAGAAGTTATTCCATATATTACACAACCATATCGAATAAGTTTCCGCTGTTTTAATCAAAATTACAAAGTGAAATATATCGGTTGTGGATACGGTCATTCAATGGCATATGTAGAATTTGGTTCGTAA